The proteins below are encoded in one region of Flavobacterium sp. IMCC34852:
- a CDS encoding ABC transporter permease — protein MNFSLYIAKRYLFSKSKNNAINIITGIASVGIIVGAMALFVVLSVFSGLRVFSLSFSNDFDPDLKVNPVSGKSFVISPAQEEQVKTLEGVASYSKVVEERVLFFFDGKEQVTYLKGVDANFTKTNVVNQNLINGKWLNPNTIEVVIGYGISEKLSLGLFDFNNPFEVYVPRKGKGVIESEAEAFNKAKLIPTGIYAVSEDLDSKYVFCDLNLAQYLLELKANQISGLEIKLKPNVDEAKVIENVQTLFQNKVAVKNRAQQNATLYKMLNTENIAVYLIFTLVIIIALFNLIGALIMMVLDKKSNLKTLYNLGSEIKDLKKIFLLQGSLLSVFGGIIGLLLGIIVVVIQQQFNLVMITETLAYPVVFSVQNVVIVFLTIVSLGVISSWIASSRVSKKLLD, from the coding sequence TTGAACTTTTCGCTTTACATAGCCAAACGATACCTTTTTAGCAAAAGTAAAAACAATGCTATTAATATTATTACCGGTATCGCTTCGGTCGGAATTATTGTAGGCGCCATGGCTTTGTTTGTGGTGCTTTCTGTTTTTAGCGGGTTGCGGGTTTTTAGTTTGTCCTTCTCCAACGACTTTGACCCTGATTTAAAAGTCAATCCCGTTTCCGGAAAATCATTTGTCATTTCACCAGCGCAAGAAGAGCAAGTCAAAACCCTCGAAGGAGTTGCTTCTTACAGTAAAGTTGTTGAAGAGCGTGTACTTTTCTTTTTTGACGGTAAAGAGCAAGTGACTTATTTAAAAGGTGTTGACGCTAATTTTACCAAAACCAACGTAGTAAATCAAAATTTAATCAACGGAAAATGGTTAAATCCCAACACGATTGAAGTGGTAATTGGCTATGGAATTTCCGAAAAATTGTCATTAGGACTTTTTGATTTCAATAATCCGTTTGAAGTTTATGTGCCGAGAAAAGGAAAAGGAGTCATCGAAAGTGAAGCGGAAGCCTTTAACAAAGCCAAGTTAATCCCAACCGGAATCTACGCTGTAAGTGAGGATTTGGACAGTAAATATGTGTTTTGCGACTTGAACTTAGCGCAATATTTATTAGAATTAAAAGCGAATCAGATTTCCGGGCTTGAGATTAAGCTAAAACCAAATGTTGATGAAGCGAAAGTGATAGAAAATGTTCAAACGCTTTTTCAAAATAAAGTAGCGGTAAAAAACAGAGCGCAGCAAAATGCGACTTTGTACAAGATGTTGAACACCGAAAATATTGCGGTGTATTTGATTTTTACTTTGGTCATCATTATTGCGCTTTTCAACTTAATCGGAGCGCTGATTATGATGGTTTTAGATAAAAAATCTAATTTGAAGACACTTTATAATTTGGGTTCTGAAATCAAAGATTTGAAAAAAATATTTTTATTACAAGGCAGTTTACTAAGTGTCTTTGGGGGTATTATCGGGTTACTTTTGGGGATTATTGTTGTGGTAATTCAACAGCAATTTAACTTGGTGATGATCACCGAAACCTTAGCCTATCCGGTGGTTTTTAGTGTTCAGAATGTGGTGATTGTGTTTTTGACGATTGTTTCACTGGGCGTTATTTCCAGTTGGATTGCGAGTAGTCGTGTCAGTAAAAAATTATTGGATTAA
- a CDS encoding riboflavin synthase, with translation MFTGIIETLGIIKEIKKDYDNIHVTVSSSLTHELKIDQSVAHNGVCLTVVAINNEDYTVTAIRETIEKTNLGDWKAGDLVNLERAMKLGDRLDGHIVQGHVDQIGICKSIEEANGSWYFTFEYDSKLNNITIEKGSITVNGVSLTVVNSKENEFSVAIIPYTYEHTNFKSFQIGKKINLEFDVVGKYVARLYSLKQ, from the coding sequence ATGTTTACAGGAATAATTGAAACCCTCGGAATAATAAAAGAAATAAAAAAAGACTATGACAATATTCATGTTACGGTTTCTTCAAGCCTGACACACGAACTGAAAATAGACCAAAGTGTGGCGCATAATGGGGTTTGCTTAACAGTAGTAGCCATAAATAATGAGGATTATACCGTAACAGCCATAAGAGAAACTATTGAAAAAACAAATTTGGGCGATTGGAAAGCGGGAGATTTAGTTAATTTAGAACGCGCGATGAAATTAGGAGACCGATTAGACGGCCATATTGTTCAAGGTCATGTGGATCAAATAGGAATTTGTAAATCAATTGAAGAAGCCAATGGCAGTTGGTATTTTACTTTTGAATACGACAGCAAATTGAACAACATTACTATTGAAAAAGGATCCATAACGGTAAACGGAGTGAGTTTGACAGTAGTTAATTCTAAAGAGAATGAATTTAGTGTTGCCATTATACCATATACTTACGAACATACTAATTTTAAATCGTTCCAAATTGGAAAAAAAATCAATCTTGAATTCGATGTTGTGGGAAAATACGTTGCCAGATTGTATTCTTTGAAGCAATAA
- the pdxA gene encoding 4-hydroxythreonine-4-phosphate dehydrogenase PdxA has translation MKKAENIIVGISIGDLNGIGSEVILKTFEDARMLELCTPVIFANVKVLSFIKKTLELTAPLHGIDKIEQLVIGKINVLNIWREGVDLNFGNNDENVGKYAIKSFIAATKALKENHIDVLVTAPINKYNIQSEDFKFPGHTDYLNQELEGNALMLMVQDSLRVGLLTDHVPVNEVSKHLNEKLILQKIETIKQSLIQDFGITKPKIAVLALNPHAGDNGVIGKEDDEIIKPTLKKLFDKGTMVFGPFAADGFFGSNQYEKYDAVVATYHDQGLIPFKTLSFGNGVNYTAGLNKIRTSPDHGTAYEIAGKGIADYNSFKEAVYTAIDIYNSRFQFEEISKNPLKTKEKQL, from the coding sequence ATGAAAAAAGCAGAAAATATAATCGTTGGAATTTCAATAGGAGATTTAAACGGTATTGGAAGCGAAGTAATCCTTAAGACTTTTGAAGATGCCAGAATGCTGGAACTTTGCACGCCGGTTATTTTCGCTAATGTTAAAGTGCTTTCGTTTATCAAAAAAACTTTAGAATTAACGGCGCCATTACATGGTATTGATAAAATAGAGCAGCTGGTTATCGGAAAAATAAATGTCTTAAACATTTGGCGCGAAGGAGTTGATTTGAACTTCGGAAACAACGATGAGAATGTTGGCAAATATGCCATAAAATCATTCATTGCCGCTACTAAAGCCTTGAAAGAAAACCACATTGATGTTTTGGTCACTGCCCCAATCAACAAGTACAACATCCAATCAGAAGACTTCAAATTTCCGGGACATACTGATTATTTAAACCAAGAATTGGAAGGCAACGCATTGATGCTAATGGTTCAAGACAGTCTTAGAGTCGGACTTTTAACAGACCATGTTCCTGTAAATGAAGTGTCCAAACACCTAAATGAAAAATTAATCCTTCAGAAAATTGAAACCATCAAACAATCTTTAATTCAGGATTTTGGGATTACCAAACCTAAAATTGCGGTTTTAGCCTTAAATCCTCACGCAGGAGATAATGGTGTGATCGGTAAAGAAGACGATGAAATTATCAAGCCAACACTCAAAAAATTATTCGATAAAGGCACTATGGTTTTTGGCCCTTTTGCCGCAGATGGTTTTTTTGGCAGTAACCAATATGAAAAATATGATGCCGTAGTGGCTACTTATCATGACCAAGGATTAATTCCGTTTAAAACGTTGTCTTTTGGGAATGGGGTAAATTATACAGCCGGTTTAAATAAAATAAGAACTTCACCGGATCACGGGACAGCTTATGAAATTGCCGGAAAAGGAATTGCCGATTATAATTCGTTTAAGGAAGCTGTTTATACTGCCATTGACATCTATAATTCAAGATTTCAGTTTGAGGAAATCAGCAAAAATCCCTTGAAAACAAAAGAAAAACAGTTATAA
- the rbfA gene encoding 30S ribosome-binding factor RbfA gives METNRQKKIGSVLQKDLVDILQGEVRKNGISNLVISVSKVSVTTDLSIAKVYLSVFPQDKAKDLLEAIKTNAPLIKHDLSQRVKLQLRKVPNLAFYIDDSLDYIEKIDNALAGKENPIENRDLLDKRKKF, from the coding sequence ATGGAAACGAACAGACAGAAAAAAATTGGCAGTGTATTGCAAAAGGATTTGGTAGATATTCTTCAAGGGGAAGTGCGTAAAAACGGTATTTCTAACTTGGTGATTTCGGTTTCAAAAGTAAGTGTGACTACTGATTTATCGATTGCCAAAGTGTATTTGAGCGTTTTTCCACAAGATAAAGCTAAAGATTTATTGGAAGCCATTAAAACCAATGCGCCTTTGATTAAACATGATTTATCGCAAAGAGTAAAATTACAATTGCGCAAAGTGCCGAATTTGGCTTTTTATATCGACGATTCGTTGGATTATATTGAAAAAATTGACAATGCCTTAGCCGGAAAAGAAAATCCGATTGAAAACCGCGACCTTTTAGACAAACGCAAGAAATTCTAA
- the mce gene encoding methylmalonyl-CoA epimerase: MRKIEHIGIAVKSLETSNLLFEKLFGNPPYKEEEVASEGVKTSFFMNGPNKIELLEATNPDSPIAKFLEKKGEGIHHIAFDVEDILSEIERLKKEGFIVLNETPKKGADNKLVAFLHPKGTNGVLVELCQEIS; the protein is encoded by the coding sequence ATGAGAAAAATTGAACATATAGGCATAGCCGTAAAAAGTTTGGAAACTTCCAACCTACTTTTTGAAAAACTGTTTGGAAATCCGCCTTACAAAGAAGAAGAAGTCGCCAGCGAAGGCGTAAAAACCTCCTTTTTTATGAATGGCCCAAACAAGATAGAACTTTTAGAAGCCACGAATCCCGATAGCCCAATTGCCAAATTCCTGGAAAAGAAAGGCGAAGGCATTCATCACATTGCTTTTGATGTAGAAGATATTCTTTCTGAAATAGAACGCTTAAAAAAAGAAGGTTTCATCGTATTAAATGAAACCCCTAAAAAAGGAGCAGACAATAAACTAGTCGCCTTTCTTCACCCAAAAGGTACCAATGGTGTTTTGGTTGAGCTTTGCCAAGAAATCAGTTAA